A region of the Styela clava chromosome 1, kaStyClav1.hap1.2, whole genome shotgun sequence genome:
CTTGCTTAACCCTAATTTTTACTGAAATTAACTTATTCACACTAAATTAGCCAAAACAAGCTAATAATTAGACGTTCACTCTTTATCTTGACCGGAggcatattgaaaataatagagATCTGGGAATAAATTGAGAAAATGTCAGGAGATATTGTAACGTGGTacgagtatatatataaatgcgcAATTTGTAGGATACGTGATATTGTGATACAGAGAATGCAAAGATGGGACGAGGCTACTACAGTTGTGTGATTCTGTTCGGTTTCCTAGGATTAATGCAATATGTTCGTGGAGATAACGAAAGATTATGCCTTACAAAGGAAGTTAACTGTCAGGGTAAAGAATACTTCCCAAGATTCGATGGAGCTTGCAACAATCTTAAACATCCAACCTGGGGCGCAACGGACACCCCCTTACCACGAATGCTTCCGTCAGAATATTCGGATCTATACGGCAAACCTCGCACGAGTCAATCTGGACAAGTTTTACCTTCCACAAGAAAAGTTTCAAATCTTCTTAAAGAGTCGAGAAAAAATATTTCGCCTGATATTTCTCACATGCATGTATTGTTTGGCCAGCTCTTAGCACACGACATAGTGCACACACCAGCTATCAAGAAAATTGATGGCACAAAGCTAGACTGCGACTGCGGTATGCCACACAAAGACTGCTTCAATATTGATATTCCGAAAGAAGACGAACAATACAGGACAAGCGGAAAAAAATGTATGGAATTTTCCCGATCTAAACCTGCTGTAGGTATTGGGGGCTGCAGATTTTCCAAGCGTCAGCAATTAACGACGATGTCAAGCTTCATTGATTTGACCTTCTTATACGGAAAATCTGAAAAAGAATGCAACGAGCTTCGCGATCCGTTGATTCCAGGTGCGATGAGGATGCAAGCTGATCCAGCTGGAGGACATCATGGAGTTTTACCTAACCAGTGGCAATTGCATGGAATGAATATTTCAGATTCCATGGATTGCCCCATGAAAGTCCATGAGCCCTTGAATTCGCCATGTTTTGTAGCTGGTGATGTTAGAGTGAACGAAAATCCGGGATTAGTATCGATACAAACTATCTTCACACGGTATCATAATCACGTGGCACGAGAGCTAAGGTCGAACAACCCTTTTTGGACAAGTAATACAATTTTCAATACGGCGCGAAGGATCATGACAGGAATAATGCAATCAATTACTTACAGAGAATACGTTGCTCCATTGTTAGGTCCCGTGTGGACCAAGCGCTTTGATTTGAAACTTTTAGATCACGGATATTGGGAAGGTTACGACTCTGACTACAATCCATCAATTAGCAATGAGTTCACAACTGCAGCTTTCCGCTTTGGACATAGCCAGGTTGCTGAAATATTGAGCCGACCGGATGTGCTGTTCCGGCAACAAAAGCACAGAGACGTTAAATCCGCCGGCACATTTTTTAGTAGCGTTCCTTTGCTGGAACGTAATGGAGGTGGTCCAGGTTCTTTTATGCGAGGTTTCATGATGGACAATGCCGAAAAAACTGACGCAACGTTAGTCGATGCTTTGAGAAACCAACTATTTACAGAAGTCGGGAAAAGATATGGTGACGACTTATTTGCAATCAATGCACAGCGTGGCCGGGATCATGGATTACCAGGTTATAATAAATATAGGACACTTTGTGGAATGACAAAAGCCACCCGCTTTTCGGACCTTTCAAATGAAATACCATGGAATACGATTCAAAAATTACAAGCAGCGTACAAAAGTGTTGATGATATTGATTTATATGTTGGTGGACTTGCAGAAAACAATGTACCTGGAGGACAGGTCGGGCCAACATTTGCTTGTATTCTTGGATACGCATTCCGTGCCCTGAGGAAAGGAGACCGGTTTTGGCACGAAGACGGAAACTCAGAACAAAAGTTCACTGCACTTCAACTTCGTGCAATAAGAGACACAACCTTCGCGAGATTATTGTGCGACACATCGGAGGACATGCATTATGTAGTCCA
Encoded here:
- the LOC120348311 gene encoding salivary peroxidase/catechol oxidase-like — encoded protein: MGRGYYSCVILFGFLGLMQYVRGDNERLCLTKEVNCQGKEYFPRFDGACNNLKHPTWGATDTPLPRMLPSEYSDLYGKPRTSQSGQVLPSTRKVSNLLKESRKNISPDISHMHVLFGQLLAHDIVHTPAIKKIDGTKLDCDCGMPHKDCFNIDIPKEDEQYRTSGKKCMEFSRSKPAVGIGGCRFSKRQQLTTMSSFIDLTFLYGKSEKECNELRDPLIPGAMRMQADPAGGHHGVLPNQWQLHGMNISDSMDCPMKVHEPLNSPCFVAGDVRVNENPGLVSIQTIFTRYHNHVARELRSNNPFWTSNTIFNTARRIMTGIMQSITYREYVAPLLGPVWTKRFDLKLLDHGYWEGYDSDYNPSISNEFTTAAFRFGHSQVAEILSRPDVLFRQQKHRDVKSAGTFFSSVPLLERNGGGPGSFMRGFMMDNAEKTDATLVDALRNQLFTEVGKRYGDDLFAINAQRGRDHGLPGYNKYRTLCGMTKATRFSDLSNEIPWNTIQKLQAAYKSVDDIDLYVGGLAENNVPGGQVGPTFACILGYAFRALRKGDRFWHEDGNSEQKFTALQLRAIRDTTFARLLCDTSEDMHYVVQYPMLMNQGNHGNIIPCSNIPKLDISAWMSTTAKNRFEYVYPGGVEWTAWFITNEHSVWRLDEHAFKHRMTMERPHQICNKYLETQTRYVRGDSHLQIRYSCYPGTIGLTDFPHELSDKYYWTQWIYSQTVESNNFGCENLVAIQAKTQFGNKFASETGDVFEHFGPNAGFTCKDKHQLNGKCNNYKVRGLCQRVQKNYGSMDSSFKSLKKENALDPNKMGVPLSVLHTKSAFCELFGICCDNVRSKHVKNVVPSSVLLSAQYMCKEYRQCCDV